A single window of Rana temporaria chromosome 1, aRanTem1.1, whole genome shotgun sequence DNA harbors:
- the RFESD gene encoding Rieske domain-containing protein, protein MGQQQSANIEPEEIDEGAVLVAKVEDFKTSKKLRTTVNDREIVVFQHLGKHHALDLRCYHSGGPLHLGEIEDIDGRACVICPWHKFKIVLESGEGLYQGFDPREPKRTKKWFSKGVKQRTHKVTVRNGGVYVTLSDTSTMWCDSDCYAKEKFIDQTCPDPVT, encoded by the exons ATGGGACAGCAGCAATCAGCAAATATAGAGCCAGAGGAGATCGATGAGGGTGCTGTATTGGTGGCAAAAGTAGAAGACTTCAAGACTTCTAAGAAACTTAGAACCACTGTGAATGATAGAGAAATTGTGGTATTTCAGCACTTGGGGAAACACCACGCCTTAGATCTCCGCTGTTACC ATTCAGGAGGGCCATTACACCTTGGAGAGATTGAG GATATCGATGGACGGGCTTGTGTTATTTGTCCTTGGCACAAGTTTAAAATAGTTTTGGAAAGCGGTGAAGGCCTTTATCAAGGATTTGACCCCCGTGAGCCCAAAAGAACCAAAAAATGGTTTTCTAAAGGAGTGAAGCAGCGGACTCACAAAGTGACTGTCAGAAATGGTGGCGTCTATGTTACTCTATCAGATACTAGTACTATGTGGTGTGACTCTGATTGCTATGCAAAAGAGAAGTTTATTGACCAGACTTGCCCAGATCCAGTAACATAA